A genomic region of Drosophila gunungcola strain Sukarami chromosome 2L unlocalized genomic scaffold, Dgunungcola_SK_2 000110F, whole genome shotgun sequence contains the following coding sequences:
- the LOC128253619 gene encoding homeobox protein Mohawk isoform X1: MACSSLCFQNDMEKTTRPKRNRRHSRRAWPPEDELQTPTRAIKRLFTPDIKRMLKDWLIRRRENPYPSREEKKLLAAETGLTYTQICNWFANWRRKLKNSEREKAKKSWGHLIKNYNHNARGNVEQFSISSEDSIWEEEMRSCPAEDDEGDDDDEFSSHSTASDGNANNDSTTPYQPNFYVESADLPHRIPMLPTVQISRTKYKHQMMEKYLRDTSTADEVIQPATQLNKWLESAAKFTPDRNNYHIEWNTSRQKSSSCGQSHNQVIFSTDATAVALGDRWILHHRDELDAAEALANLAFNCRQRWQHSTISS; this comes from the exons ATGGCGTGCAGTTCTCTTTGTTTTCAGAACGACATGGAGAAGACAACGCGGCCGAAGAGAAACCGACGGCACAGCAG ACGCGCCTGGCCACCGGAGGACGAGCTGCAGACACCAACGCGAGCCATCAAACGCTTGTTTACGCCCGACATCAAGAGGATGCTTAAGGATTGGCTGATCCGTCGCCGGGAGAATCCGTATCCCAGCAGGGAGGAGAAAAAGCTGCTTGCTGCTGAGACTGGACTGACTTACACCCAGATCTGCAATTGGTTCGCGAACTGGCGCAGAAAGCTGAAGAACTCAGAGCGAGAGAAGGCGAAGAAGTCCTGGGGTCATTTGATCAAGAACTACAACCATAATGCGAGGGGAAACGTTGAGCAGTTCAGCATCTCGTCGGAGGATAGTATTTGGGAGGAGGAGATGCGCTCGTGTCCTGCGGAGGATGACGAaggcgatgatgatgacgagtTTTCCAGCCACAGCACCGCCAGCGATGGGAATGCCAATAATGACTCCACAACCCCGTACCAGCCGAATTTCTATGTGGAATCTGCGGACTTGCCCCATCGGATACCGATGTTGCCCACTGTGCAGATAAGCAGGACCAAGTACAAGCACCAGATGATGGAGAAGTATCTACGCGATACTTCCACGGCCGATGAAGTCATTCAACCGGCTACTCAACTCAACAAGTGGCTGGAAAGTGCTGCTAAATTCACACCGGACAGAAATAACTATCACATTGAGTGGAATACGAGCAG gcagaaAAGCAGCAGTTGCGGCCAATCCCATAACCAAGTGATCTTCTCGACCGATGCCACGGCGGTGGCTCTCGGTGATCGCTGGATCCTCCATCACAGAGACGAACTGGACGCCGCGGAGGCCTTGGCTAACCTCGCCTTTAACTGTAGGCAGCGCTGGCAACACTCCACGATCAGCTCCTAG
- the LOC128253619 gene encoding homeobox protein Mohawk isoform X2, translating into MEKTTRPKRNRRHSRRAWPPEDELQTPTRAIKRLFTPDIKRMLKDWLIRRRENPYPSREEKKLLAAETGLTYTQICNWFANWRRKLKNSEREKAKKSWGHLIKNYNHNARGNVEQFSISSEDSIWEEEMRSCPAEDDEGDDDDEFSSHSTASDGNANNDSTTPYQPNFYVESADLPHRIPMLPTVQISRTKYKHQMMEKYLRDTSTADEVIQPATQLNKWLESAAKFTPDRNNYHIEWNTSRQKSSSCGQSHNQVIFSTDATAVALGDRWILHHRDELDAAEALANLAFNCRQRWQHSTISS; encoded by the exons ATGGAGAAGACAACGCGGCCGAAGAGAAACCGACGGCACAGCAG ACGCGCCTGGCCACCGGAGGACGAGCTGCAGACACCAACGCGAGCCATCAAACGCTTGTTTACGCCCGACATCAAGAGGATGCTTAAGGATTGGCTGATCCGTCGCCGGGAGAATCCGTATCCCAGCAGGGAGGAGAAAAAGCTGCTTGCTGCTGAGACTGGACTGACTTACACCCAGATCTGCAATTGGTTCGCGAACTGGCGCAGAAAGCTGAAGAACTCAGAGCGAGAGAAGGCGAAGAAGTCCTGGGGTCATTTGATCAAGAACTACAACCATAATGCGAGGGGAAACGTTGAGCAGTTCAGCATCTCGTCGGAGGATAGTATTTGGGAGGAGGAGATGCGCTCGTGTCCTGCGGAGGATGACGAaggcgatgatgatgacgagtTTTCCAGCCACAGCACCGCCAGCGATGGGAATGCCAATAATGACTCCACAACCCCGTACCAGCCGAATTTCTATGTGGAATCTGCGGACTTGCCCCATCGGATACCGATGTTGCCCACTGTGCAGATAAGCAGGACCAAGTACAAGCACCAGATGATGGAGAAGTATCTACGCGATACTTCCACGGCCGATGAAGTCATTCAACCGGCTACTCAACTCAACAAGTGGCTGGAAAGTGCTGCTAAATTCACACCGGACAGAAATAACTATCACATTGAGTGGAATACGAGCAG gcagaaAAGCAGCAGTTGCGGCCAATCCCATAACCAAGTGATCTTCTCGACCGATGCCACGGCGGTGGCTCTCGGTGATCGCTGGATCCTCCATCACAGAGACGAACTGGACGCCGCGGAGGCCTTGGCTAACCTCGCCTTTAACTGTAGGCAGCGCTGGCAACACTCCACGATCAGCTCCTAG
- the LOC128253620 gene encoding 39S ribosomal protein L10, mitochondrial — MSLIQKILPLTRGSTPALQFVRFRGKINIQRPKEPHYERARVVAVTQPKYPEPPKARSCFKSRAERTQQQIENPYNEIIAREVRNWLDHSRLVAIFHLNSITADEIFRVRVQLHKQNLHLKSYGRKIIGQAVEGTRYEAILPLFHSNHCIVFSPDHQRIGSLLRITRKVPQMVLLGGIVEETLLSRNELMAYAQMPGLQAVQAQLVQTINQAAGQLVQQLQAHQNSFVQILDVHAKSKGEAKETTPEEKSK, encoded by the exons ATGAGTCTAATACAAAAAA TCCTTCCCCTGACTAGAGGCAGCACTCCGGCGCTGCAGTTCGTCCGCTTCAGGGGTAAGATTAACATCCAGCGCCCCAAGGAGCCACACTACGAACGTGCCCGCGTCGTCGCCGTTACCCAGCCAAAGTACCCAGAGCCTCCAAAAGCGAGAAGCTGCTTTAAGTCACGTGCGGAGCGTACGCAGCAGCAGATTGAGAACCCCTACAACGAGATCATCGCACGCGAGGTGCGCAACTGGCTGGACCACTCCCGGCTGGTTGCCATCTTTCACCTGAACTCCATCACCGCCGACGAGATCTTTCGCGTTCGTGTCCAACTGCACAAGCAGAACCTGCACCTCAAGTCCTATGGCCGCAAGATCATCGGCCAAGCGGTGGAGGGCACTCGCTACGAAGCCATCCTGCCACTTTTCCACTCCAACCACTGCATCGTCTTCTCCCCTGACCATCAAAGGATCGGTAGCTTGCTGAGGATCACCCGGAAGGTACCGCAAATGGTCCTGCTGGGAGGCATCGTGGAGGAGACCCTCCTCAGCAGGAACGAGCTGATGGCCTACGCCCAGATGCCCGGCCTGCAGGCGGTGCAGGCGCAACTCGTTCAGACCATCAACCAGGCAGCTGGCCAACTCGTCCAGCAATTGCAGGCGCATCAGAACAGCTTCGTTCAGATCCTTGATGTCCATGCCAAGAGTAAAGGTGAAGCCAAGGAAACTACGCCGGAGGAGAAGTCGAAATGA